A stretch of the Streptomyces sp. WMMB303 genome encodes the following:
- a CDS encoding IS481 family transposase, with protein sequence MSVVEQRYHAVMEVAAGVPVTQVAARYGVSRQSVHSWVRKYEQSGLPGLADRSHRPDSCPHRIAAEVEAVVCELRRRHRGWGPRRLVHEVERRGITPVPSRATVYRVLVRNGLVEPGVRKRRRSDYRRWERSASMELWQMDIVGDILLADGSECKMVTGIDDHSRFMVIAKVVQRATARAVCLAFGEALVRFGVPGEVLTDNGKQFTSRFSPGKPGETMFDRICRENGIAHRLTKPQSPTTTGKIERFHQTLRRELLDRRDPFVDLAAAQAAVDAWLEDYNRMRPHQGLEMAVPASRFVSRPRSEQDALPVVLPARLDPVPQPDVPVSPPEPVAAVWPMAEGEVGAIELERVVPASGNLSLRGQQVWFGPALAGITVTLRIDVNRLHVLIGGGRHKTLPSKLSGRDLKALLAGGGARPAGPWAEDPRPAQDTKGVVEVDRTVNAVGYVGLGGDKVLIGWPFAGQRVTLRLDGKVLQVLDEQRVLQATLPSPLPPSACGRLQGARPAGPSPLLPPPAEQITERTVSSVGGFMIAGQRVQLGRGYAHQVVTAHLDETSIRVFHSGELITTVPRVTRKEVVVRKSGEHNRRKIV encoded by the coding sequence CTGAGCGTGGTCGAGCAGCGGTATCACGCGGTGATGGAGGTCGCCGCGGGGGTTCCGGTCACCCAAGTCGCCGCCCGGTATGGGGTGTCGAGGCAGTCAGTGCACTCGTGGGTGCGCAAGTACGAGCAGTCGGGTCTGCCGGGGCTGGCGGACCGGTCGCACCGGCCGGACTCGTGCCCGCACCGGATAGCGGCGGAGGTGGAGGCGGTGGTGTGTGAACTGCGGCGCCGGCATCGCGGCTGGGGCCCGCGTCGGCTGGTGCACGAGGTGGAACGCAGGGGCATCACGCCGGTGCCGTCCCGGGCGACGGTCTATCGAGTCCTGGTCCGCAACGGACTTGTTGAGCCCGGGGTGCGTAAGCGTCGCCGGTCGGATTACCGCAGGTGGGAGCGGTCGGCGTCGATGGAACTGTGGCAGATGGACATCGTCGGCGACATCCTGCTGGCGGACGGCAGCGAGTGCAAGATGGTCACCGGGATCGATGACCACTCCCGGTTCATGGTGATCGCGAAAGTGGTGCAGCGGGCCACGGCCCGAGCGGTGTGTCTGGCCTTCGGCGAGGCACTGGTGCGGTTCGGAGTGCCCGGCGAGGTGCTGACGGACAACGGCAAGCAGTTCACCTCCCGCTTCAGTCCCGGCAAGCCCGGAGAGACGATGTTCGACCGGATCTGCCGGGAGAACGGCATCGCTCACCGGCTGACGAAGCCGCAGTCCCCGACGACCACGGGGAAGATCGAACGCTTCCACCAGACTCTGCGGCGCGAACTCCTCGACCGGCGTGATCCGTTCGTCGACCTGGCGGCTGCGCAGGCGGCGGTGGATGCCTGGCTGGAGGACTACAACCGGATGCGGCCGCACCAGGGACTGGAGATGGCCGTCCCGGCCAGCCGGTTCGTTTCCCGGCCGCGGTCCGAGCAGGATGCGCTGCCGGTGGTGCTGCCCGCCCGCCTCGACCCCGTCCCCCAACCTGATGTCCCAGTGTCTCCTCCCGAGCCGGTCGCGGCGGTTTGGCCGATGGCGGAGGGAGAGGTCGGTGCGATCGAGCTGGAGCGGGTGGTGCCTGCGTCGGGGAACCTGAGCCTGCGTGGTCAGCAGGTCTGGTTCGGTCCGGCACTGGCCGGCATCACGGTGACCTTGCGGATCGACGTGAACCGGCTGCACGTGTTGATCGGCGGCGGTCGGCACAAGACGCTGCCCTCGAAGCTGTCCGGCCGCGACCTCAAAGCCCTGCTGGCAGGCGGGGGCGCCCGGCCCGCCGGGCCCTGGGCGGAGGATCCCAGACCGGCGCAGGACACGAAGGGGGTGGTGGAGGTGGACCGGACCGTGAACGCGGTCGGCTACGTCGGCCTGGGCGGTGACAAGGTCCTGATCGGCTGGCCGTTCGCCGGACAGCGGGTCACCCTCCGGCTCGACGGGAAAGTCCTTCAGGTCCTGGACGAGCAGCGTGTCTTGCAGGCCACCCTGCCCAGCCCTCTGCCGCCCTCTGCATGCGGGCGCCTGCAAGGTGCTCGTCCGGCCGGGCCGTCACCGCTGCTGCCTCCGCCAGCCGAGCAGATCACCGAACGGACGGTCAGCAGTGTCGGCGGCTTCATGATCGCCGGACAGCGCGTCCAGCTCGGCCGCGGCTATGCGCACCAGGTCGTCACCGCCCACCTGGACGAGACATCGATCCGGGTATTCCACAGCGGCGAGCTGATCACCACCGTCCCGCGTGTCACCAGGAAGGAGGTGGTGGTCCGCAAGTCCGGCGAACACAACCGCCGGAAGATCGTCTAG
- a CDS encoding ATP-binding protein, translating to MPESLQQFFEARRQSVRKAREFATRALDGWGLTSRTEDIRLCVSELATNAVLHGTARGHGFLVRLDIDDNCVRLEVHDIRRQQPVVREPAITDISGRGLTLVAALSDEWGVSDRTPLEKIIWSCFKTADDAAQSISPPVPNHDDRPLEVR from the coding sequence ATGCCCGAGTCGCTTCAGCAGTTCTTCGAGGCCCGCCGCCAGTCCGTACGCAAAGCACGGGAGTTCGCCACCAGAGCGCTGGACGGCTGGGGCCTGACGAGCCGCACCGAGGACATCCGCCTGTGCGTCTCCGAACTCGCCACGAACGCCGTTCTCCACGGCACCGCCCGCGGGCACGGCTTCCTCGTCCGGCTCGACATCGACGACAACTGCGTACGCCTGGAAGTGCACGACATCCGTCGCCAGCAGCCCGTCGTACGCGAGCCGGCCATCACAGACATCTCCGGGAGGGGCCTGACGTTGGTGGCCGCGCTGTCCGACGAGTGGGGAGTGAGCGACCGTACGCCGCTCGAGAAGATCATCTGGTCCTGCTTCAAGACCGCGGACGACGCTGCACAGTCGATCAGCCCTCCCGTCCCAAACCACGACGACCGCCCTCTGGAGGTCCGATGA
- a CDS encoding YdcF family protein yields the protein MSDCQQVITEDQWHQAKAIWDYHQMHHQAHPADVAIGLGSHDLGVATRAAELYHAGLFPTLVFTGGNSPTTAKVFPRGEAVHFREHAIDLDVPASAILLEPHAANTGQNITLAREVLADAGITPEKVLLVSKPYMERRSYATARKLWPEVEMVCASETLEFDDYLKSIGDEKLVVDMLVGDLQRVIEYPKLGFAIEQEVPEDVHAAYESLIHADFTSRLIAS from the coding sequence ATGAGTGACTGCCAGCAGGTCATCACCGAAGACCAGTGGCACCAGGCCAAGGCGATCTGGGACTACCACCAGATGCACCACCAGGCCCACCCCGCGGACGTGGCGATCGGCCTGGGCAGCCACGACCTGGGGGTGGCCACGCGCGCCGCCGAGCTGTACCACGCGGGTCTCTTCCCCACGCTGGTCTTCACCGGCGGCAACAGCCCGACCACCGCCAAGGTCTTCCCACGCGGCGAAGCGGTCCACTTCCGCGAGCACGCCATCGACCTCGACGTCCCCGCTTCAGCGATCCTGCTGGAGCCCCACGCCGCGAACACCGGGCAGAACATCACCCTCGCCCGCGAGGTCCTGGCCGACGCCGGCATCACCCCGGAGAAGGTGCTGCTGGTCTCCAAGCCCTACATGGAACGGCGGTCGTACGCCACCGCCCGCAAGCTGTGGCCCGAGGTCGAGATGGTGTGCGCCTCGGAAACCCTGGAGTTCGACGACTACCTCAAGTCCATCGGCGACGAGAAGCTCGTGGTGGACATGCTCGTCGGCGACCTCCAGCGGGTGATCGAGTATCCGAAGCTCGGGTTCGCCATCGAGCAGGAGGTCCCGGAGGACGTGCATGCTGCGTACGAATCCCTCATCCACGCCGACTTCACCAGCCGCCTCATCGCTTCCTGA
- a CDS encoding helix-turn-helix transcriptional regulator, with amino-acid sequence MSTEYAKALGRKIAFNRKRRGLSQKEFARLLERSEAWVSQVERGVRRIDRMTVLEKVADALDLPVGELAAEAPIVASVADGEPPGANRLRLVLSAAHSLTAILGRHEPPDVPALSAQVDRAWSLAHGGNYADLAELLEELVPSLEGAVRSGPEEQRPQLFRLMAAMYHTCSGALANMGEAEAAWIAVDRAVVAAERADDPLLMAAGEFRLSIVFLGARHFEQAAQASGTAADALRPLTDSGEAAAVALRGALTLQRAVAAARLNDADAAYDFLSEARSMAQQVGEGRNDYNTEFGPTNVGLHEVSVAVDLGDAGVALRAARDIDASALSSERQTRFNLDIARAQAQRRQVGPAVEALLKARELSPEMVRAMPLVKQLVSDLLTMSQPPSDQFRGLANELGVQEVRTST; translated from the coding sequence TTGAGCACTGAGTACGCGAAGGCGCTCGGCCGGAAGATCGCCTTCAATCGCAAACGTCGCGGCCTGTCCCAGAAGGAGTTCGCCCGGCTCCTGGAGCGTTCAGAAGCGTGGGTCTCCCAGGTGGAACGCGGAGTGCGCCGGATCGACCGCATGACGGTACTGGAGAAGGTCGCCGACGCCCTCGACCTTCCGGTGGGGGAACTGGCCGCCGAGGCTCCGATCGTCGCCTCGGTCGCAGACGGCGAGCCCCCAGGTGCCAACCGGCTTCGCCTGGTGCTGAGCGCCGCACACTCCCTGACCGCCATCCTCGGCCGGCACGAACCCCCGGATGTCCCCGCGCTGAGCGCCCAGGTCGACCGGGCGTGGTCCCTTGCGCACGGCGGGAACTACGCGGACTTGGCGGAACTCCTGGAAGAGCTGGTCCCCTCTCTGGAGGGGGCCGTGCGGTCCGGCCCCGAAGAGCAGCGTCCGCAGCTCTTCCGGCTGATGGCCGCCATGTACCACACGTGCAGCGGCGCCCTGGCCAACATGGGCGAAGCGGAAGCGGCATGGATCGCGGTTGACCGCGCCGTGGTCGCTGCCGAGCGCGCTGATGATCCGCTCCTGATGGCGGCCGGGGAGTTCCGGTTGTCCATCGTCTTCCTCGGGGCCCGCCACTTCGAACAGGCGGCGCAAGCCTCCGGGACCGCCGCCGACGCACTCCGCCCCCTCACGGACTCCGGGGAGGCCGCGGCGGTGGCCCTTCGTGGCGCTCTGACGCTTCAGCGAGCTGTCGCCGCCGCACGCCTGAATGACGCTGACGCCGCGTACGACTTCCTGAGCGAAGCCCGGTCCATGGCGCAGCAGGTCGGAGAGGGGCGCAACGACTACAACACCGAGTTCGGGCCGACGAACGTCGGCCTGCATGAGGTCTCGGTGGCGGTGGACCTGGGCGACGCCGGCGTCGCGTTGCGAGCCGCACGGGACATTGACGCCTCCGCGCTCTCCTCGGAGCGTCAGACGCGCTTCAACCTCGACATCGCCAGAGCGCAAGCCCAGCGGCGACAGGTCGGACCCGCGGTCGAAGCGCTGCTCAAGGCGCGCGAACTGTCACCGGAGATGGTGCGCGCCATGCCTCTGGTCAAGCAGCTCGTTTCGGACCTGCTGACCATGAGCCAGCCACCATCCGACCAGTTCAGAGGGCTGGCGAACGAGCTGGGCGTACAAGAAGTGCGGACTAGTACGTGA
- a CDS encoding helix-turn-helix domain-containing protein — MATVHHWTGLEARALRLALRLSVRAFAERLGLAVATISKWEKLRSVTEPRPDTQAILDTALGRADASVHLRFETLLSEMAGPGQVAAGRRVTAAGPRAWEYESWTDDLDRAVVALSRQNFTFADSLLGRWLNRFTAAELDDKGLYLYARSTALLGDLKRDQGAVLGPLSARHSYAGARSIFTQLDIPRRVAQLDLSLAVVAEMSGDLETSARTYETLAVDDRLSRRDRARARLWVGTALSKDGNHDYATRVMQAATREFEDLTEPDDWSVAHQKLALARRGVGDLTQALHFIDIARSSGSSDSPMQRVRLDTAHGHILLSDAATRDDGLRVLGQAARTAAQYGLVHQLRSIESVKASSEGPPGAPPTVIRETNA, encoded by the coding sequence GTGGCGACCGTGCACCACTGGACCGGCCTGGAGGCCAGAGCCCTACGGCTCGCCCTCCGCCTGAGCGTGCGTGCTTTCGCCGAGCGCCTCGGTCTCGCCGTCGCGACCATCTCGAAGTGGGAAAAGCTCCGGTCCGTGACCGAGCCCCGCCCCGACACGCAGGCCATTCTCGACACCGCGCTCGGTCGCGCCGATGCCTCCGTGCACCTGCGCTTCGAAACGCTCCTGTCGGAGATGGCCGGCCCCGGGCAGGTGGCAGCTGGACGCCGGGTGACGGCTGCCGGGCCCAGAGCCTGGGAGTACGAGTCGTGGACCGACGACCTGGACCGTGCCGTCGTCGCCTTGTCCCGGCAGAACTTCACCTTCGCCGACAGCCTGCTGGGCCGATGGCTCAACCGTTTCACGGCCGCCGAACTCGATGACAAGGGCCTGTACCTCTACGCCCGATCCACCGCGTTACTCGGAGACCTCAAGCGCGATCAGGGCGCGGTGCTCGGACCACTGTCCGCACGCCACTCCTACGCGGGCGCGCGCTCGATCTTCACCCAGCTCGACATTCCCCGCCGTGTCGCCCAGCTCGATCTGTCCCTCGCGGTCGTCGCGGAGATGTCCGGTGACCTGGAGACGTCGGCCCGTACGTACGAGACGCTCGCCGTCGACGACCGGCTCTCTCGCCGTGACCGGGCCAGAGCCCGCCTGTGGGTGGGCACCGCACTCAGCAAGGACGGCAACCACGACTACGCGACCCGCGTGATGCAGGCCGCGACCCGTGAATTCGAAGACCTCACCGAACCCGACGACTGGTCGGTGGCCCATCAGAAGCTCGCCCTGGCCCGCCGGGGCGTCGGGGACCTCACCCAAGCCCTGCACTTCATCGACATCGCCCGAAGCAGTGGGAGCAGCGACTCACCGATGCAACGCGTACGACTGGACACCGCTCACGGCCACATCCTGCTGTCCGACGCGGCGACCCGCGATGATGGGTTACGCGTTCTCGGCCAGGCCGCTCGGACGGCCGCGCAGTACGGCCTCGTGCACCAACTGCGCAGTATCGAGAGCGTCAAGGCCAGCAGTGAGGGGCCGCCCGGGGCCCCGCCGACGGTGATCAGGGAGACGAACGCATGA
- a CDS encoding antibiotic biosynthesis monooxygenase, with product MFGLMVRFTCKDEDAAAQFDALVSRTGELIKENEPGTLIYAVHRVDGRPLERIFYELYRDRGAFEAHESQDYVQTFLAQRDLYVADVQVDRLDLTSGKGVDVEH from the coding sequence ATGTTCGGGCTGATGGTGCGCTTCACGTGCAAGGACGAGGACGCCGCGGCGCAATTCGATGCCTTGGTCTCGCGCACTGGGGAATTGATCAAGGAGAACGAGCCGGGCACGCTGATCTACGCGGTTCACCGCGTAGACGGTCGGCCACTGGAACGGATCTTCTACGAGCTCTACCGCGACCGGGGCGCTTTCGAGGCTCACGAGTCGCAGGACTACGTCCAGACGTTCCTCGCTCAGCGGGACCTGTACGTAGCCGATGTCCAGGTGGACCGCTTGGACCTCACGTCCGGCAAGGGCGTCGACGTTGAGCACTGA